In Bombus pyrosoma isolate SC7728 linkage group LG2, ASM1482585v1, whole genome shotgun sequence, a genomic segment contains:
- the LOC122573760 gene encoding odorant receptor 4-like translates to MSKRSAMKNTSQLTKREEDMKYATRFVKPILGAIGAWPISSSSSSFMSKILLRIEHILTYFLFFLIIVPTIMYVFFKEKNNKIRLKLMGPIINCTMQFCKYTILLWRTSEVQKGLEVMKQDWITATDENRLIFRSKAKIARRVVLTAAITMYGGGLCYRTILPLLKGSIITPDNITIRPLPCPSYFLILDEQKSPNYEILFLVQILAGFVIYAVISGSCGLSALFVLHACSMLRILVDKMKALVDMRDMSDTMVQRRIMDIVEYQTKIKRFLKNIETITEYICLTEMMGGTCLVCLVGYYILMEWENNNIAAVLIYVTLQISCTFCVFILCYIGQLLIDENQIVGQASCMINWYHLSTKHMRSLILIIAMSNYPMKLMAGKMIEMSLATFTGVMKLSMGYLNILREVI, encoded by the exons ATGTCGAAGCGTTCAGCCATGAAAAATACATCTCAACTAACAAAGAGGGAAGAGGATATGAAATACGCAACGAGATTCGTAAAACCAATTTTAGGAGCAATTGGTGCGTGGCCCATTTcatcttcctcctcttctttcatgtcgaaaattttattgagaaTAGAACACATTCTGACATACttcctatttttcttaataattgtACCAACCATCATGTACGTGTTtttcaaagagaaaaacaacAAGATTAGACTGAAACTTATGGGACCGATTATTAACTGCACTATGCAGTTCTGCAAATATACGATCCTTTTGTGGCGGACAAGCGAAGTCCAAAAAGGTTTGGAAGTGATGAAACAGGACTGGATAACAGCCACGGACGAGAATCGATTGATTTTTCGCTCGAAAGCGAAAATAGCGAGAAGAGTGGTGCTAACCGCTGCAATTACTATGTACGGAGGTGGTTTATGCTACAGGACGATCCTCCCTCTTCTTAAAGGATCTATCATCACCCCTGACAATATTACTATAAGACCATTGCCCTGTCCGAGTTATTTCCTAATTCTCGACGAACAAAAGTCTccaaattacgaaatattgtTTCTAGTGCAAATTTTGGCTGGATTTGTTATTTACGCAGTTATTAGTGGTTCCTGCGGTCTTTCTGCTCTTTTTGTTCTGCATGCGTGTAGCATGCTGAGGATCTTGGTGGACAAGATGAAGGCTCTGGTGGATATGAGGGACATGTCTGACACGATGGTCCAACGGAGGATCATGGATATCGTTGAATATCAGACGAAAATAAAGAG atttttaaAGAACATTGAAACAATTACAGAGTACATTTGTCTAACGGAAATGATGGGTGGTACATGTTTGGTTTGTCTCGTGGGATATTATATTCTCATG gaatGGGAGAACAATAACATCGCGGCTGTACTGATTTATGTCACGTTACAAATATCCTGTACCTTCTGTGTCTTTATACTCTGTTACATTGGTCAACTTCTTATTGATGAA AATCAGATTGTAGGACAGGCATCGTGCATGATCAATTGGTATCATCTCTCGACCAAACATATGCGTTCTTTAATACTAATTATCGCTATGTCTAATTATCCGATGAAATTGATGGCTGGTAAGATGATTGAAATGTCTTTAGCTACTTTTACCGGC